In Myxococcus xanthus, the genomic window GCGCGGGGGCCGACCACATCCTGGAGTTGGTGGGTGGGGACAACCTGGGCCGGTCGGTGAAGGCGCTCGCGTCGGATGGGCGCGTCTCGCTCATTGGCGTGTTCGAGGGATTCGAGAGCCGCTTCCCGGTGCAGCCCTTGTTCATGAGCTCCGGCGTCATCCAGGGCATCTTCGTCGGACACCGGCGCGGGCTGGAGAACCTGGTGCGCGCGGTGGACCGGCTGGCATTGAAGCCCGTGGTCGACACTGTCTATTCGCTCGATGCGCTGCCCACGGCGCTCGAACACCTGGACCGCGGGCCGTTTGGCAAACTGGTCATCACGGCTTGACCTGGACCCGCGGCGCGGCTTGCGCCCCGACGCGCTCGGGGCCACCGGTGGTGGTGGCTGCAGGACGAAAGACAGACGCGTGCGAGGGTGAAGGACCACGGCAGGCGTTGGCGGAAGACAGAACGATGGGGTCAGGCGGCGCTGCGAGGGTTTGAATCGCCAGCGGGCCTGGAGTGGCGCATGCGCCCGGGCGTACTGTCCCGGGCGGCATGCGCACACTCTATGGACTCAGTTACTCGCCCTGGACGGAGAAGACCCGTTGGGCGTTGGACCACCACCGTGTCGCCTATCGCTACCGCGAACACCTGCCGCTCATCGGCGAGCCGCTGCTGCGCTGGCGTACGCCGCGTGGTGTGCGGCCCGCCGTGCCGCTGCTCATCGACGAGGGCGAGGCCTTTCCCGGCTCGTTCGTCATCGCGCGGCGCGCGGAGGAGCTGGGACAGGGGGAGCCGCTCTTCCCCGCAACGGACCTCCCGGTGATTCAGCGCTGGGACGATGACAGTGAGCAGGTGCACTCCGCGGCGCGCGCCAAGGTGGTGGCGGCGTTGTTGGAGAATCGGCAGGCGCAGGCGGAGAGCCTC contains:
- a CDS encoding glutathione S-transferase family protein — translated: MRTLYGLSYSPWTEKTRWALDHHRVAYRYREHLPLIGEPLLRWRTPRGVRPAVPLLIDEGEAFPGSFVIARRAEELGQGEPLFPATDLPVIQRWDDDSEQVHSAARAKVVAALLENRQAQAESLPAFLPMGLRSLLAPSARLGARFVARKHQAPTDIGAAVQEKVIPTLERLRESLGGRPYLLARFSFADIAAALMLQFVRPVDDSYLPLGPGTRAVWSDAELASRFPDLLEWRDGLYAKHRRP